A genomic region of Mycobacterium sp. Aquia_213 contains the following coding sequences:
- a CDS encoding flavin reductase family protein has translation MFVVTTQANGHTAGCLVGFACQASISPPRFLVGLSSQNHTFRVAANATHLAVHVFDIEHIDLVELFGSQTGDQTNKFDRCRWHRGPAQLPILDDAAAWFVGKIVDRFALGDHVGHLLEPLDGDPPDDDEQDEQWVSFDDVRSLDPGHEA, from the coding sequence ATGTTCGTGGTAACCACGCAGGCCAACGGCCACACCGCCGGCTGCCTGGTGGGCTTCGCCTGCCAGGCCAGCATCAGTCCGCCTCGTTTCCTGGTCGGCCTGTCCTCGCAGAACCACACGTTCCGGGTGGCCGCCAACGCCACCCATCTGGCGGTACATGTGTTCGATATCGAACACATCGACCTCGTCGAACTGTTCGGCAGCCAGACCGGCGACCAAACGAACAAGTTCGACCGCTGCCGGTGGCATCGCGGCCCGGCGCAGCTACCCATCCTGGACGACGCGGCCGCCTGGTTCGTCGGCAAGATCGTCGATCGTTTTGCCCTCGGCGACCACGTCGGGCACCTCCTCGAACCGCTGGACGGCGACCCGCCGGATGACGACGAGCAAGACGAGCAATGGGTGTCCTTTGACGACGTCCGCTCCCTGGACCCGGGCCACGAGGCATGA
- a CDS encoding FAD binding domain-containing protein, with translation MFPFRYVRAADEPSALRAGAVGARYIAGGTTLVDLMRETVERPDSLVDINALPYRSIDVLPGKITVGSLVRMSDLASHPAVRQQIPMISQALELSASAQLRNMASIGGNLLQRTRCLYFRDVSAPCNRRTPGTGCSAIDGLHRTQAIFGTSRQCIATHPSDLAVAMLAVDAVVVAHDTTGERRIPLADLFRQPGDSPHLEHNLRPGELIVAVELPVGPEARRSGYLKVRDRQSYEFALTSAAVALDIGAGIIRSARVAVGGVGTVPWRLPAVEKALTGRPPVRDVLRSAAELAGAGATPLRENAFKVELLKRTVERQLTLLAATP, from the coding sequence GTGTTTCCGTTCCGCTACGTCAGGGCCGCTGACGAGCCATCGGCGTTACGGGCCGGGGCCGTGGGCGCACGCTACATCGCCGGCGGCACCACGCTGGTCGACCTGATGCGGGAAACCGTCGAACGTCCCGATTCGCTGGTCGACATCAACGCCCTCCCCTACCGATCCATCGACGTGCTACCGGGGAAGATCACCGTCGGGTCCCTGGTGCGGATGTCTGATCTGGCATCGCATCCCGCGGTCCGCCAACAGATTCCGATGATCAGTCAGGCACTGGAGCTCAGCGCCTCGGCTCAGCTACGCAATATGGCGTCGATCGGGGGCAACCTCCTGCAGCGCACCAGGTGCCTTTATTTCCGCGACGTGTCGGCCCCGTGCAACCGACGCACACCCGGCACCGGTTGCTCGGCGATCGACGGGTTGCACCGAACACAGGCGATATTCGGCACCAGCCGGCAATGCATCGCCACCCACCCGTCAGACCTGGCCGTGGCCATGCTTGCAGTCGACGCCGTGGTGGTCGCTCACGACACGACCGGGGAACGCCGAATTCCCTTGGCGGATCTCTTCCGTCAGCCGGGTGATTCACCGCATCTCGAGCACAACCTTCGCCCCGGGGAGCTGATCGTCGCCGTCGAGCTCCCGGTCGGTCCCGAGGCCCGCCGGTCCGGCTACCTCAAGGTCCGCGATCGACAGTCCTACGAGTTCGCATTGACCTCCGCGGCCGTCGCACTCGATATCGGTGCCGGCATCATCCGCAGCGCAAGGGTCGCGGTCGGTGGAGTCGGCACCGTGCCGTGGCGATTGCCCGCTGTCGAGAAAGCGCTAACCGGACGGCCGCCGGTCCGCGACGTCTTACGCAGCGCGGCCGAGCTCGCCGGTGCAGGAGCAACACCGTTGCGGGAAAACGCGTTTAAAGTCGAACTTCTCAAACGCACCGTCGAGAGACAGCTCACCCTGCTGGCGGCGACGCCATGA
- a CDS encoding LLM class flavin-dependent oxidoreductase has protein sequence MKVGLLAPPIHPFEAYRMTVEFAEEAKVDSVWTPDHLLGCAHPSLWPDMALATESPDPDAWYDPFACIAAVGRESDLPMGVCVTDAIRRRAPDIARTALTLHQLCRGGFHLGVGAGEAENLVPFGYDFSTPAADLETFLIELRALLDRGVMSSGLSGRAGLPLQRADLGPPQVWVAGHGPRLLRLTGQYGDGWIPAWPMSPSTYGDKRRTIAEHAERAGRPIPESGLHIAMIIGESRDHVADLMERDPLGKLAALMCSAETWADYGLAHPAGEACRGLVDLIYHNLDPAELREFAPRIPFELVEEFMFMGNAREIADRVGGYADNGLEHIILGNGTGTVGGIDEIMANTGELLALTQALRKL, from the coding sequence ATGAAGGTTGGCCTGTTGGCGCCCCCGATCCATCCGTTCGAGGCATACCGCATGACGGTGGAATTCGCCGAGGAGGCGAAGGTCGATTCCGTGTGGACCCCCGACCATTTGTTGGGATGCGCTCACCCGTCCCTGTGGCCCGACATGGCCCTGGCTACGGAGTCGCCGGATCCCGACGCCTGGTACGACCCGTTTGCGTGCATCGCCGCGGTCGGGCGTGAATCGGATCTTCCGATGGGAGTGTGTGTCACCGATGCGATCCGCCGCCGAGCGCCCGACATCGCCCGCACCGCGCTGACGCTGCACCAGCTCTGTCGCGGCGGGTTCCACCTGGGCGTCGGCGCCGGAGAGGCCGAGAATCTGGTGCCTTTCGGCTATGACTTCTCCACCCCCGCCGCCGACCTGGAAACGTTTCTGATCGAGCTGCGCGCACTGCTGGACCGTGGCGTCATGTCATCGGGCTTGTCAGGCCGCGCGGGATTGCCCTTGCAACGTGCGGATCTGGGGCCGCCGCAGGTCTGGGTAGCCGGACACGGGCCTCGGCTACTGCGCCTGACTGGTCAGTACGGGGATGGCTGGATACCGGCATGGCCGATGAGCCCGTCGACCTACGGGGACAAACGCCGCACGATCGCCGAGCACGCCGAGCGCGCCGGACGCCCGATTCCGGAATCCGGACTGCACATCGCGATGATCATCGGCGAATCCCGCGACCACGTCGCCGATCTCATGGAGCGCGACCCGCTCGGCAAGCTCGCCGCCCTGATGTGTTCCGCGGAGACGTGGGCCGACTATGGGCTGGCGCATCCCGCGGGCGAGGCATGCCGTGGCTTGGTGGACCTGATCTATCACAACCTCGATCCCGCGGAGCTGCGCGAGTTCGCGCCGAGGATCCCGTTTGAGCTTGTCGAGGAATTCATGTTCATGGGTAACGCCCGCGAGATCGCCGATCGGGTGGGCGGATACGCCGACAACGGTCTCGAACACATCATCTTGGGCAATGGGACCGGAACGGTAGGCGGGATCGACGAGATCATGGCCAACACCGGAGAGCTGCTCGCCTTGACACAAGCTCTGCGCAAGTTGTAG
- a CDS encoding pyrimidine reductase family protein has translation MHDSPRVGTVSDVAELASFYAEPPDGVRVNMIYSADGAAVFGGRVGPLSSQTDQQLLKVLRGFADVVLVGAATARAEDYGPVQLSETQQAERQRAGKSKPPPIAVISQTGELPARLVSDPSQPPLLVTCAESAARHNRSSEQRCGVLVAGEDTVDVARAVALLRAHGLSRVLCEGGPTLLDELVNADIIVEVCVTLAPKLAASQPVGHLRRPSRLPLPAALRLEHALAYDDYLFLKYRR, from the coding sequence GTGCACGATTCTCCCCGCGTGGGCACCGTCAGCGACGTCGCCGAACTCGCGTCGTTCTACGCCGAGCCCCCGGACGGGGTGCGCGTCAACATGATCTACAGCGCCGACGGCGCCGCCGTATTCGGCGGTCGGGTCGGGCCGTTGTCGAGCCAGACCGACCAACAGCTGCTGAAGGTGCTGCGGGGATTCGCCGACGTGGTGCTCGTCGGCGCCGCCACTGCGCGCGCCGAGGACTACGGTCCGGTGCAGCTCAGCGAGACGCAGCAAGCCGAACGGCAGCGCGCGGGGAAGAGCAAGCCGCCCCCGATCGCCGTGATCAGCCAAACCGGCGAGCTCCCGGCCAGACTCGTCAGCGACCCGAGCCAACCGCCGCTGTTGGTGACCTGCGCGGAATCCGCGGCGCGGCACAACCGCAGCAGCGAACAACGATGCGGCGTATTGGTGGCCGGCGAGGACACCGTAGACGTCGCGCGGGCCGTTGCGCTGCTACGCGCGCACGGCCTGTCCCGGGTCCTCTGCGAGGGCGGGCCGACGCTGCTCGACGAACTCGTGAACGCCGACATCATCGTGGAGGTCTGCGTGACGTTGGCCCCCAAGCTCGCCGCGAGCCAACCGGTGGGCCATTTACGCCGGCCGTCACGATTGCCGCTGCCGGCCGCGTTGCGGCTCGAACACGCACTGGCCTACGACGACTATCTGTTCTTGAAGTATCGCCGCTGA
- a CDS encoding (2Fe-2S)-binding protein codes for MDDQPGIQLNRRTFVGASLALGGAVAAGPGAAESDSSDESHTAVVRAQINGEQREFTVDNRTSLLDMLRERAGLPGTKKGCDQGACGACTVLVDGRRINSCLTFAVMHDGAQITTIEGVPRDGRPHRLQQAFIDEDAFQCGYCTPGQIMSGIGCIAEGHTGSAAEIREWMSGNICRCGAYTNIVNAVATAARND; via the coding sequence GTGGACGACCAGCCCGGAATCCAACTGAACCGCCGAACATTTGTCGGCGCTTCCCTCGCGTTGGGTGGTGCGGTTGCCGCGGGCCCCGGCGCTGCCGAATCCGATTCGTCCGACGAAAGCCACACCGCCGTCGTGCGCGCCCAAATCAACGGCGAACAAAGAGAATTCACCGTCGACAACCGCACGTCGCTGCTGGACATGCTGCGCGAACGCGCGGGGCTCCCCGGCACCAAGAAGGGCTGTGACCAAGGCGCATGCGGCGCGTGCACCGTGCTGGTTGACGGGCGGCGGATCAACTCGTGCCTGACCTTCGCCGTCATGCACGACGGCGCGCAGATCACCACGATCGAGGGCGTGCCCCGCGACGGCAGGCCGCATCGGCTCCAGCAGGCGTTCATCGATGAGGACGCGTTTCAATGCGGCTACTGCACGCCCGGACAGATCATGTCCGGGATCGGCTGCATCGCCGAGGGGCACACCGGTTCCGCAGCGGAAATACGAGAATGGATGAGCGGCAACATCTGTCGATGTGGCGCGTACACGAACATCGTCAACGCGGTCGCGACCGCGGCGCGAAACGACTGA
- a CDS encoding polyketide cyclase, with translation MTERIEIQRTIPAPAPDIFRLLCDPQGHVAIDSTGMLQDADGNPVAAAGESFVVHMDREALNDYPQLGRYDVTVEITEFDRDRLISWTVLGQLRPQIGHIYGFQLEPTEDAAGTVVTSFYDWSKIDPKWREAGIFPVISEGALRATLGILDRTVRRGYPQG, from the coding sequence ATGACCGAACGGATCGAGATTCAGCGCACTATTCCGGCGCCCGCGCCCGATATCTTCAGGCTCCTATGCGACCCGCAGGGCCATGTGGCGATCGACTCCACGGGAATGCTGCAAGACGCCGACGGCAATCCGGTGGCGGCGGCCGGCGAGAGCTTCGTCGTGCACATGGACCGCGAGGCCCTTAACGACTACCCGCAGCTCGGCAGGTACGACGTCACCGTCGAGATCACGGAATTCGACCGAGATCGACTGATCTCATGGACGGTTCTCGGCCAGCTGCGCCCCCAGATCGGCCACATCTACGGCTTCCAGCTCGAGCCGACCGAGGATGCCGCGGGCACCGTGGTGACCTCGTTCTACGACTGGTCGAAGATCGATCCGAAGTGGCGGGAAGCCGGGATTTTCCCGGTGATCTCCGAGGGCGCACTGCGGGCGACGCTGGGCATTCTCGACCGCACCGTACGCCGGGGATACCCGCAGGGTTAA
- a CDS encoding xanthine dehydrogenase family protein molybdopterin-binding subunit, with product MTHAITGAQFVTGQPVTRVDGHLKVSGKAPYAADNHIPGLLYATLVCSTVSRARVDRIDSAVALRQPDVLRVLTDFTGMKLPFDIRQVSYFGQPVAVVVATTLEAAAHGASVVDVHYSVRPQLTDIDAPQAVTRHPEINLDYARGDADDAVGRAPVVTDLEFAIARNNHNPMELPATIASWEGDQLTVWDKVQAIDAAREAYAESLGVPKDRIRVISPFVGGAFGSAGQTWPHQLLAAFTARRMQRPVKLVLTRKQMYSGIGYRPTSRQRMAIGADRSGQLSAMIHEGRTETAKYGTAYEDRLVVNPRFLYRVPNMRSTYRLVPLDVNMPTYMRGPGAVTGMFALESGMDDLAHRLGIDPVELRVRNEPDVDQTNGRPFSTRRLTDCLHQAAATFGWDRRNPTPGATREGDHLVGIGMAAAAYHTQRLQCGAIARILADGTAEVQSATSDMGPGTYTSMTQIAADALGMPLTRVRFDLGDSRFPPAPAHSGSRTMASVGSAVFSVSNMLRDRFIRTAVTDPGSPLIGLRPNDITVTDGRMIATIGPERSESYQDLLRRRGWPSLESEQTWMPDDADQRYSMYAYGAVFAEVAVDQLLATVRIRRIYACYDAGRVINPKLAHSQAIGGMVGGIGMALLEATQLDHRDGRIVNANMSDYLVPVNADVPALDATFLPAEDTLADPIGVKGLGELVIVGVPAAIANAVFNATGKRITELPITVEKLL from the coding sequence ATGACCCACGCGATAACCGGCGCACAATTCGTCACCGGCCAGCCGGTCACCCGGGTTGACGGCCACTTGAAGGTGAGCGGGAAAGCGCCGTACGCTGCCGACAACCACATCCCCGGCTTGCTGTACGCAACGCTGGTGTGCAGCACGGTGTCTCGCGCCCGCGTCGACAGGATCGATTCCGCCGTCGCACTGCGCCAACCCGACGTACTGCGAGTGCTGACCGACTTCACCGGTATGAAGTTGCCGTTCGACATACGGCAGGTTTCCTACTTCGGCCAACCGGTCGCCGTGGTGGTTGCCACCACTCTGGAGGCGGCGGCGCACGGGGCGTCGGTCGTCGACGTCCATTACTCGGTGCGCCCCCAGTTGACGGATATCGATGCGCCGCAGGCCGTTACCCGGCACCCGGAGATCAATCTCGACTACGCGCGCGGCGACGCCGATGACGCCGTCGGCCGTGCACCGGTGGTGACCGACCTGGAGTTCGCGATCGCACGCAACAACCACAATCCGATGGAATTGCCTGCAACCATTGCCAGCTGGGAGGGTGACCAGCTCACGGTGTGGGACAAGGTGCAAGCCATCGACGCTGCCCGTGAGGCTTACGCCGAGTCGCTGGGTGTGCCCAAAGACCGGATACGGGTGATCTCGCCATTCGTCGGCGGGGCGTTCGGAAGTGCCGGGCAGACCTGGCCGCATCAGCTGCTGGCGGCATTCACCGCCCGGCGCATGCAGCGCCCGGTCAAACTCGTGCTGACCCGCAAGCAGATGTACAGCGGAATCGGCTACCGGCCCACCAGCCGCCAACGAATGGCCATCGGGGCAGACCGGTCCGGGCAACTCTCCGCGATGATTCATGAAGGACGCACCGAAACGGCGAAGTACGGCACTGCGTACGAGGACCGCCTTGTCGTCAATCCACGATTCCTCTATCGCGTCCCCAACATGCGTTCGACGTATCGCCTTGTGCCGCTTGATGTCAACATGCCGACCTACATGAGGGGGCCCGGAGCGGTCACCGGAATGTTTGCGCTCGAGTCAGGCATGGACGACCTCGCCCACCGGCTGGGCATCGATCCGGTCGAATTGCGGGTACGCAACGAACCCGATGTCGATCAGACCAACGGCAGGCCGTTCTCCACCAGACGACTCACCGACTGCCTCCACCAAGCAGCGGCGACCTTCGGCTGGGACCGGCGCAACCCCACACCCGGGGCCACCCGCGAAGGCGATCACCTGGTCGGGATCGGCATGGCCGCTGCGGCCTACCACACGCAACGTCTCCAATGCGGCGCCATTGCACGAATATTGGCCGATGGCACCGCCGAGGTGCAAAGCGCGACCAGCGACATGGGCCCCGGAACGTATACCTCGATGACGCAGATCGCCGCGGACGCCCTGGGTATGCCACTCACCCGGGTTCGATTCGACCTCGGCGACAGCCGATTTCCGCCGGCACCAGCGCACTCCGGCTCGCGGACCATGGCGAGCGTGGGCTCCGCGGTGTTTTCAGTCTCAAATATGCTGCGCGACAGATTTATTCGTACGGCCGTGACCGACCCCGGATCGCCGCTCATCGGTCTGCGCCCGAATGACATCACCGTCACCGATGGCCGCATGATCGCAACGATCGGACCCGAGCGCAGCGAGTCGTACCAGGATTTGTTGCGTCGGCGCGGCTGGCCTTCGCTGGAGTCCGAGCAGACGTGGATGCCCGACGACGCCGACCAGCGGTACTCCATGTACGCCTACGGCGCGGTATTCGCCGAAGTCGCCGTCGACCAATTACTCGCGACAGTGCGGATCCGGCGCATCTATGCCTGTTACGACGCTGGCCGGGTGATCAATCCCAAACTCGCGCACAGTCAGGCTATCGGCGGCATGGTCGGCGGAATCGGGATGGCGCTGTTGGAAGCAACGCAACTGGACCACCGTGACGGCCGAATCGTCAACGCGAACATGTCGGACTATCTGGTGCCGGTCAACGCCGACGTCCCGGCGCTGGATGCGACTTTCTTACCCGCGGAAGACACCCTCGCCGACCCGATCGGCGTCAAAGGGCTCGGCGAGCTGGTGATCGTGGGGGTGCCGGCCGCGATCGCCAACGCGGTGTTCAACGCCACCGGAAAGCGCATCACCGAGTTACCCATCACGGTGGAAAAGCTGCTGTAA
- a CDS encoding FAD-dependent oxidoreductase, with protein MAARKRVVVAGLGDVGLLTAIRLAKHADVVGISVKSALVSGQELGVRISRPGDWARDYWIPFDRFRGLDRVRTVQATLTGVDLASRTVFGRGGDGATIAEEFDALVISTGVTNGFWRQPTMQSAAEIGADLHAAHNRLAGADSVIVVGGGAAAVSSAVNMATTWPQKQIDLYFPGEAALGEYHPRTWKRIQGRLTELGVGLHPGHRAVISNGAGGQEITSEPISWSTGQPPARADAVLWAIGRVQPNTDWLPPDLLDEHGFVRVSPELEVPGHRGVFAVGDVAASDPLRSSARNRGDSLVAHNIRAEFAGRRLRTYRTPGRRWGSLVGIQSDGLEVFLPTGHAFRLPAWSVQRVVMPGVVRWGMYRGVRANNPLG; from the coding sequence ATGGCGGCGCGCAAGCGCGTCGTCGTGGCGGGGCTGGGCGACGTCGGCCTGTTGACCGCGATCCGGCTGGCCAAGCACGCCGACGTCGTCGGAATTTCGGTGAAGTCCGCGCTGGTAAGCGGGCAGGAACTCGGGGTCCGGATCTCCCGCCCCGGCGATTGGGCACGCGACTACTGGATTCCGTTCGACCGGTTCCGCGGGTTGGATCGGGTGCGCACGGTTCAGGCCACGCTGACCGGAGTGGACTTGGCTTCGCGAACCGTGTTCGGCCGGGGCGGCGACGGCGCGACGATCGCCGAGGAGTTCGACGCCCTGGTGATCTCCACCGGGGTGACGAACGGCTTCTGGCGTCAACCGACCATGCAATCGGCGGCCGAGATCGGCGCCGACCTGCACGCCGCGCACAATCGCCTGGCCGGCGCCGACTCGGTGATCGTCGTCGGAGGCGGTGCGGCAGCGGTCAGCAGCGCGGTGAATATGGCAACCACGTGGCCGCAAAAGCAGATCGACCTGTACTTCCCCGGAGAGGCCGCGTTGGGCGAGTATCACCCCCGGACCTGGAAGCGGATCCAGGGCCGGCTCACCGAGCTGGGTGTGGGCCTGCACCCCGGGCACCGCGCCGTGATCTCCAACGGCGCTGGCGGCCAGGAGATCACCAGTGAACCCATCAGCTGGAGCACCGGGCAGCCGCCGGCCCGCGCAGACGCCGTGCTCTGGGCGATCGGCCGGGTACAACCCAACACCGACTGGTTGCCGCCCGACCTGCTCGACGAGCACGGCTTCGTTCGCGTGTCGCCCGAGCTGGAAGTGCCCGGCCATCGCGGCGTTTTCGCCGTCGGCGACGTCGCGGCGAGCGATCCCCTGCGCAGTTCGGCGCGCAACCGCGGCGACTCGTTGGTGGCCCACAACATCCGTGCCGAGTTCGCGGGTCGACGACTGCGCACCTACCGAACGCCGGGACGACGGTGGGGTTCGCTGGTGGGGATCCAGTCCGACGGGCTGGAGGTCTTCCTGCCCACCGGCCACGCGTTCCGGCTTCCCGCCTGGTCGGTCCAGCGCGTGGTGATGCCTGGGGTCGTCCGGTGGGGCATGTATCGCGGGGTGCGGGCAAACAACCCGCTCGGCTAG
- a CDS encoding zinc-binding metallopeptidase family protein: protein MRAFACPVCHGFVTFESQRCPNCQAPLGFHAPSMAMVATASGAAIVDGRRWIGCTKAADLGCNWLVSKEQPDHASRGRCLPDSLIRREPAAYDTIAVEKLVSTAVDLRRLIYQLLDLGLPLDPFWRTDGGLAFDLLSSYSTGEKIVIGHAGGVITIDLTESLDAYRESLRVHLGEPYRTMLGHFRHEVGHYFQNLLVETGPGVRYLDECRELFGDERADYQAEIARHYQFGAPENWDESFISEYATMHPWEDFAECFAHYLHITDTINTVREAGLILVAERASVAVPRDIVPLASYADAPIEQLLDDWKWLALFFNRINTAMGKQPLYPFEIPPPVIRKLGFVHKVIREITVANTDKSLTPT, encoded by the coding sequence GTGCGCGCATTCGCCTGCCCGGTGTGCCACGGGTTCGTGACATTCGAATCGCAACGTTGCCCGAATTGCCAGGCCCCGTTGGGATTCCACGCGCCGTCGATGGCCATGGTCGCGACCGCGTCGGGTGCCGCGATCGTCGACGGTCGCCGCTGGATCGGGTGCACCAAAGCCGCCGACCTGGGCTGCAATTGGCTGGTCTCCAAGGAGCAGCCGGATCATGCAAGCCGGGGACGTTGCCTGCCCGACTCACTGATCCGGCGCGAGCCGGCCGCCTATGACACCATCGCGGTCGAGAAGCTGGTGTCCACCGCGGTGGACCTGCGCAGACTCATCTATCAGCTGTTAGACCTCGGACTTCCGCTGGATCCGTTCTGGCGGACCGATGGCGGCCTCGCATTTGACCTGCTGTCCAGCTACAGCACCGGAGAGAAAATCGTGATCGGCCATGCCGGTGGGGTGATCACCATCGACCTGACGGAGTCGCTGGACGCATATCGGGAATCACTCCGCGTGCACCTCGGCGAGCCGTACCGCACGATGCTCGGGCATTTTCGGCACGAGGTTGGTCACTACTTCCAGAACCTCTTGGTCGAGACCGGTCCTGGCGTTCGTTATCTGGACGAATGCCGGGAGCTCTTCGGCGACGAACGGGCCGACTACCAAGCCGAAATCGCTCGCCACTACCAATTCGGGGCACCCGAGAACTGGGACGAGTCGTTCATTTCGGAGTACGCGACGATGCATCCGTGGGAAGACTTCGCGGAATGCTTTGCGCACTATCTGCACATCACCGACACGATCAATACCGTGCGCGAGGCGGGTTTGATTTTGGTCGCCGAACGCGCAAGTGTCGCCGTTCCCCGCGACATCGTTCCCCTCGCGTCTTACGCCGACGCCCCCATCGAGCAACTGCTCGATGACTGGAAGTGGCTGGCGCTGTTTTTCAACCGCATCAACACCGCAATGGGCAAGCAGCCGCTCTACCCCTTCGAAATCCCGCCCCCGGTGATCCGCAAACTGGGCTTCGTGCACAAGGTGATTCGGGAGATCACCGTCGCAAATACAGACAAATCGTTAACCCCCACTTAA
- a CDS encoding serine/threonine protein kinase PknE, with protein sequence MGDTAGSREGSQFGPYLLRRLVGRGGMGDVYEAEDTVRERVVALKLMSQTLSTDPVFRTRMQREARTAGRLQEPHVVPIHDFGEIDGQLYVDMRLIDGLDAATILSRYGPLKPPRAVAIVRQIGSALDAAHAAGITHRDVKPENILISGDDFAYLVDFGIASATSDEKLTQFGTTVGTFKYMAPERFSDTEVTYRADIYALACVLYECLTGSPPFQGDQVSVMSAHLHQSIPRPSATRPGIPAAFDQVIARGMAKDPLDRYPTCGDLSAAAYAALATPDQDRATDILQRSQAELPAAYAGQAPLGFAPPPSGLGGQAPSWGTGWPGSATGSPAPPSGPIPAQTGWPGAPGWGTGDASSVGMSSWGQPPPRRGRNAWLWVGLAAFVVLALVSAVLVVAQPWRSSGPSSSKPPAAPDAVELRVLDDGVLVGSSAAPVTIDIFNEPMCPPCGSFIRSNAGDIETAVNNKKLAVRYHLLNFLDDKSHSKNYSTRAVAATYCVADQNDPKLYMAFYAAIFASAFQPQEGAPEDRTDGELAQLAKTTGVDANAINCIKSGGDVATAKAKAEAGDTTLAGFNATGTPFVWDGTKSLNYQDATWLTKLLG encoded by the coding sequence ATGGGTGACACCGCGGGTTCGCGGGAGGGCTCGCAGTTCGGGCCCTATCTGCTGAGACGGCTGGTGGGTCGCGGCGGGATGGGCGACGTCTATGAGGCCGAGGACACGGTCCGGGAGCGGGTCGTCGCGCTGAAGCTGATGTCGCAGACGCTGTCCACCGATCCGGTCTTCCGCACCCGCATGCAACGCGAGGCGCGTACCGCGGGACGGCTGCAGGAGCCTCATGTGGTGCCGATTCACGACTTCGGCGAGATCGACGGGCAGCTCTATGTCGACATGCGCCTGATCGACGGCCTGGACGCGGCCACCATCCTGAGCCGGTACGGACCGCTGAAACCGCCGCGCGCCGTGGCGATCGTGCGCCAGATCGGCTCCGCGCTCGACGCCGCGCACGCGGCCGGTATCACGCATCGCGACGTCAAACCGGAGAACATACTGATCAGCGGTGACGACTTCGCTTATCTGGTCGACTTCGGCATCGCCAGCGCCACCTCCGACGAGAAGCTGACGCAGTTCGGCACCACGGTGGGCACCTTCAAGTACATGGCCCCGGAACGGTTCAGCGACACCGAAGTCACCTACCGGGCCGACATCTACGCGCTGGCCTGCGTCCTCTATGAGTGCTTGACCGGATCTCCCCCGTTCCAGGGTGATCAGGTCAGCGTGATGAGCGCGCACCTGCACCAGTCGATCCCGCGGCCCAGCGCCACGCGGCCGGGCATTCCGGCCGCCTTCGACCAGGTGATCGCGCGCGGCATGGCCAAAGACCCGCTGGACCGCTACCCGACCTGCGGCGATCTGTCGGCGGCCGCGTATGCCGCCCTGGCCACGCCCGATCAGGATCGAGCGACCGACATTCTGCAGCGCAGCCAGGCCGAACTGCCGGCCGCGTACGCGGGTCAGGCGCCTCTTGGATTTGCGCCGCCGCCGTCCGGCCTGGGGGGCCAGGCTCCGTCCTGGGGCACGGGTTGGCCGGGGTCGGCTACCGGCTCACCGGCTCCCCCGAGCGGACCCATCCCAGCGCAGACGGGGTGGCCCGGTGCTCCCGGCTGGGGCACGGGTGACGCGTCCAGCGTGGGGATGTCGTCGTGGGGGCAGCCGCCACCGCGGCGCGGGCGCAATGCGTGGCTGTGGGTCGGCCTTGCGGCTTTCGTGGTCCTGGCGCTGGTGAGCGCGGTTCTCGTGGTCGCCCAACCGTGGCGGTCGTCGGGCCCGTCCTCGTCAAAACCACCCGCGGCACCGGACGCGGTGGAGCTCCGCGTCCTCGACGACGGTGTGTTGGTGGGCAGCTCCGCGGCACCGGTCACCATCGACATCTTCAACGAACCCATGTGCCCGCCGTGCGGCAGCTTCATCCGGTCCAACGCGGGCGATATCGAAACCGCGGTGAACAACAAGAAACTCGCGGTCCGCTACCACCTGCTGAACTTCCTCGACGACAAGTCGCACAGCAAGAATTACTCGACTCGGGCGGTGGCGGCGACGTACTGCGTTGCGGATCAGAACGATCCGAAGCTCTACATGGCGTTCTACGCGGCGATCTTCGCCAGCGCCTTCCAGCCCCAGGAAGGCGCCCCAGAAGATCGCACCGACGGCGAACTAGCCCAATTGGCCAAGACGACCGGGGTCGACGCCAACGCGATCAACTGCATCAAGTCGGGTGGAGACGTCGCGACCGCCAAAGCCAAGGCCGAGGCCGGCGACACGACGCTGGCCGGGTTCAATGCCACTGGTACACCGTTCGTTTGGGACGGCACTAAGTCCCTCAATTACCAAGACGCGACCTGGTTGACCAAGCTGCTCGGGTAG